From Theileria orientalis strain Shintoku DNA, chromosome 4, complete genome, the proteins below share one genomic window:
- a CDS encoding cell division control protein yields the protein MDFTPRSRPVLSARAGTPRPETPNYNQNSLEMTYNETQYTQYGKTPNLVRRIRNARNDIGELGREAFMDQRDVSRLPFLLDNRLEEVPERFTNFMNNFVTPDSENRDNNRYTRTRLGYYLEKLVEFIKENLHEQGAGYSTYLPFEVDMNHVYNYDPVLYKLLVTFPADCIAELDRVVLKSFNEMLSKHYSDVTLENNAVFPRARLMNKPHSDCVGNLDPSMADSLVQFSGTVVRQTWIVPEITMACFRCRGQRKVRLNETEKCTCEQYEYVIQGEVNEPVQCPECNNKYTFELNHNMSVYSTKKLVKLLQVNTTNNVVNGMEGMNNGAEANSSKVANGEAEGGKTEEKKSTLNIDELGEVYLKDNEIVSLNLYDDLVDSVSTGDRVTVVGILKVTPCRSSTTKRTLKTLYNYFVNVIHVKVVNSTQGPTRGLKYQGSENEFSDVQVEKIMELARNPMVYKILMDSFAPSIKARNNVKIGLLCQLFSCNPGNKESYKADNFRGIINVLLCGDPGTAKSQLLHYTHLLSPRSIYTSGKSSSSVGLTASIKFSEGDNGRAMIQPGAVVLANGGVCCIDELDKSHHDARLSLYEVMEQQTVTIAKAGIVATLKAETAILASCNPINSRYDKSKAVIENINIAPSLFTRFDLIYLVLDHIDRETDEMISTSIARDFLKPLQMAENGENSTETGRNRDSGDNRGRTERDEEGSDSTEDEDMKMSDLDLMRLYIKFAKLHCFPELSEEAKKVITREYIRMREGNYQSTANEEQLDEESKDLLNLNTNNNRMIYVSSRMISSIIRIGVALARMRLSSLVTKEDAMQAVQIVKSSTFQSLVDPTTGKIDFDQLHQGITTNKMQQMNQIHEQIMDLFTKSAEQDSTKLIELNELINMLSKSSGQESGVTDRYKEGERYREGEGYKMVLEVLNKMQQEGTVVKENNSYRLKRLFSLMTKDLNLEEGPEEWFWQSDLYTKSYFKDRKHKKYLYYDTACFIKYLFFHWLTKWVNNVTYEHVQPYKLHPLPVSDQILRWQPIFSKHVSDGLVRLEEYETSKSVPGKKKAKRPYRSLLFRALLLTIWKRALVVIIGLILVNVLSMSISILVKKLVVKLGDKSINIKQTVGLLVAIIACIFHHALCYRRKFSNNVNGTNTLNVCNQVLHTCSPDSECSKNPLYCQALRYQNKEINPKVFYFEFKDSYYFSQSFNAIKIFIEFATNFSYGIFLLRRQIKMKMWVLYVVGIVFTFLMIFVELLSAITIKFLLYMRDFKMSKCNYMFPYLSLIKKMFYDDIAVNIITHCRNNELTMIVINIFLTFLNLTMFSACINVSFYLIQYAFVKSVRGVNVVTDIDTAGFMAAFYIFLKIAISMFMVPRAIKVCGVAFVSFKRFEEYVRECAPNFYISDNKFVPATNMNSNVAQVTNQLPNDTVVYYKNASFTWVNTRNDLLNKNYEPYLKNINFELKRGEMVIVTGVLGSGKSNFIKSMLGEMTLVGGSMAVVPLHTSMPIFYASEDIFLQHGTVRSNIVFGHKFDEQLYNTVLKAVELEYDISTWKKGDLRVLSDNALSLSGGQRVRMELARAVYAYLVFHRVNKEYNNSQCSFLMCLDFSLHGLDPYVSKTVFNNLFNLKTGLLIKNDLSVVLTSSKQGLQTCLNPSDANQFHNLPIYNVKNKELRFCSNLHDFMKNNKVESEDYKYISTSDGVPYNMSYLSNDMLKLCSSYGTTRLGRMEVTRSKYSKSFKSYVKNELAGVRFNSYLTYMLPAAGAFTLYIIFNTSVNIMDTLKFVFATRTTDFIGRQIKQFKDGEAIDLDLVKSRANLSLKVTTMFVSLIIILSFLATLIMTTASVVSSRKLHEYTINSIFNCSSAVLKIKKNISQVITYLAADMIIIDDSLAFFLGIVLFLFLQFLTNIVTLFYLIPISIPFVFVALVFILYFVMLRYVRSNRSLFLSFMETSSHVISVYEKAIAGSSVYRSYERFGDLLKGFTEHRDYKGRNQFMMYSMISWSNTVFNWIFSLTTLTVLVIPIVLDKYTKYKMKVGYFALALSLCMNINNTFIKLALNIGLLDIDMCFVRRFRYFIPPGQRLRFSKFVNAHEENVVNPTNRGTVINKAQLMRRRAIEFKNENKRFYALRRLFYHPKLHILDDGRYLTSDHSGVELKNVCVYTTPERTRESMILKNITVLANKSEIIGMVGRTGAGKTTLLSVLQNISTNRTGQVLLDGIDLNDIPKVVLRQIIGVLPQLPFVFKGWTIRRFLDPRKLFSDDEINQALSKCGLLNFVNELSGGRKLNNQSDMLLSNTQLRTLSLARLVLYRHFFRLIVVDEPPEEDTNEETSSRNDDLAVPIYDILQKHFSHCTTFVTAHDVNVLKSCTSVWVIHEGCVVKTCKASDVSANESIASIIEQYVKKTKLI from the exons atggaTTTTACACCAAGAAGTCGCCCAGTGCTCTCAGCCAGAGCAGGTACGCCGAGGCCGGAAACACCAAATTACAACCAAAACAGTTTGGAAATGACGTACAATGAAACGCAGTACACGCAGTACGGAAAAACGCCAAACCTGGTGAGAAGGATCAGAAATGCTAGAAACGACATTGGGGAGCTGGGAAGAGAAGCGTTCATGGACCAGAGAGACGTCTCACGTCTGCCGTTTCTGCTGGATAACAGGCTCGAGGAGGTCCCGGAGAGGTTCACAAACTTCATGAACAACTTCGTTACACCAGACTCAGAAAACAGAGATAACAACAGGTACACTAGAACTAG ATTAGGATACTACTTGGAAAAATTAGTGGAATTCATAAAGGAAAACCTGCACGAACAGGGAGCAGGCTACAGCACGTACCTGCCATTCGAAGTGGATATGAACCACGTGTACAACTACGACCCGGTGCTGTATAAGCTGCTGGTGACATTCCCAGCAGACTGCATAGCGGAGCTGGACAGAGTGGTCCTGAAGTCGTTTAACGAAATGCTCTCAAAGCACTACTCAGACGTCACGCTCGAAAATAACGCAGTCTTCCCAAGAGCAAGACTGATGAATAAGCCGCACTCAGATTGCGTGGGAAACCTGGACCCGAGCATGGCAGACTCGCTGGTCCAGTTCTCAGGAACAGTGGTGAGGCAGACGTGGATAGTGCCGGAGATCACAATGGCCTGTTTCAGGTGCAGAGGACAGAGGAAGGTGAGGCTCAACGAAACTGAAAAGTGCACGTGCGAGCAGTACGAGTACGTGATCCAGGGGGAAGTCAACGAGCCAGTGCAGTGCCCAGAGTGCAACAACAAGTACACGTTCGAGCTTAACCACAACATGTCGGTGTACTCGACGAAAAAGCTGGTTAAACTGCTGCAGGTGAACACGACCAACAACGTCGTTAACGGGATGGAAGGAATGAACAATGGAGCAGAAGCCAACAGTAGCAAGGTAGCCAACGGCGAAGCCGAAGGCGGAAAGACCGAAGAAAAGAAAAGCACCCTGAACATCGATGAGCTGGGAGAGGTGTATCTGAAGGACAACGAGATAGTTAGCCTGAACCTTTACGATGACCTGGTGGACTCAGTGTCCACAGGAGATAGAGTGACGGTGGTAGGGATCCTGAAGGTGACGCCCTGCAGGTCAAGCACGACTAAAAGAACACTGAAAACGCTCTACAACTACTTCGTTAACGTGATACACGTGAAGGTGGTCAACTCGACGCAGGGCCCAACGAGAGGGCTGAAG TACCAGGGAAGCGAAAACGAGTTCTCCGATGTGCAGGTGGAAAAGATAATGGAATTGGCGAGAAACCCAATGGTTTACAAGATACTGATGGATTCATTTGCACCATCAATAAAGGCAAGGAACAACGTTAAAATAGGACTCCTCTGTCAGCTGTTCTCATGTAACCCGGGAAACAAGGAGTCGTACAAGGCGGACAATTTCAGAGGGATCATAAACGTGCTACTCTGCGGAGACCCGGGAACAGCAAAGTCACAGCTCCTGCATTACACGCACCTGCTGTCACCCAGATCAATATACACGTCAG GAAAAAGCAGTTCCAGTGTCGGTTTGACAGCTAGCATTAAGTTCAGCGAGGGGGATAACGGAAGAGCAATGATACAGCCAGGAGCAGTGGTACTGGCGAACGGAGGGGTCTGCTGCATCGATGAGCTGGATAAATCACACCATGACGCAAGACTGAGTTTGTACGAAGTGATGGAGCAACAAACAGTGACAATAGCAAAGGCAGGCATAGTGGCAACACTGAAGGCGGAAACAGCAATCCTGGCAAGCTGCAACCCAATCAACAGCAGGTACGACAAGAGCAAGGCAGTGAtagaaaacataaacatcGCACCGAGCTTGTTCACAAGGTTCGACCTTATCTACCTGGTTCTGGACCACATAGACAGAGAAACAGATGAAATGATAAGCACGAGCATAGCGAGAGACTTCCTTAAGCCACTGCAGATGGCAGAAAACGGAGAAAATAGCACAGAAACTGGGCGTAACAGAGATTCGGGTGACAATAGAGGCAGGACGGAGAGGGATGAAGAGGGTTCAGATAGCACGGAGGACGAGGACATGAAGATGAGTGACCTGGACCTGATGAGGCTGTACATCAAGTTCGCAAAGCTGCACTGCTTCCCAGAGCTGAGCGAAGAGGCGAAGAAAGTTATCACGAGGGAGTACATAAGAATGCGAGAAGGAAACTACCAGTCGACCGCAAACGAGGAGCAGCTGGACGAGGAAAGcaaggacctgctgaacctgaacacgaacaataaca GAATGATCTACGTGAGTAGCCGCATGATCAGCTCGATAATAAGGATCGGAGTGGCGCTGGCGAGGATGAGGCTGAGCAGCCTGGTCACGAAGGAGGACGCAATGCAGGCAGTGCAGATAGTTAAGAGCTCGACATTCCAGTCACTGGTGGACCCGACGACGGGCAAAATCGACTTCGACCAGCTGCACCAGGGCATCACGACGAACAAAATGCAGCAGATGAACCAGATCCATGAACAGATTATGGACCTGTTCACAAAGTCAGCAGAGCAGGACTCAACGAAGCTCATAGAGCTAAACGAGCTGATTAACATGCTGAGTAAGTCGAGTGGACAGGAGTCAGGAGTTACGGACCGCTACAAGGAAGGAGAACGGTACAGAGAGGGAGAGGGATACAAAATGGTGCTCGAGGTGCTGAACAAGATGCAGCAGGAGGGGACGGTGGTGAAGGAAAACAACAGCTACCGCCTGAAGAGGCTGTTCTC CTTGATGACCAAGGATTTAAATCTTGAGGAGGGACCGGAAGAATGGTTTTGGCAAAGTGACTTGTATACGAAGTCGTATTTTAAAGACAGgaaacacaaaaaatacCTATACTATGACACAGCctgttttataaaatacctCTTTTTTCACTGGCTGACAAAATGGGTTAACAATGTTACTTACGAACACGTACAACCATATAAGTTACATCCATTGCCGGTATCGGACCAGATTTTGAGATGGCAGCCGATTTTCTCGAAACACGTTAGCGACGGCCTAGTAAGGCTGGAAGAATATGAAACTTCAAAGTCGGTACCCGGAAAAAAGAAAGCAAAAAGACCATACCGATCATTACTTTTCAGAGCATTGTTATTGACCATATGGAAGAGAGCACTTGTTGTGATTATAGGTTTGATTTTAGTAAATGTTTTAAGCATGAGCATTTCAATtttggttaaaaaattggTTGTTAAACTGGGAGATAAATCAATTAACATAAAGCAAACTGTAGGCCTATTGGTAGCCATCATAGCCT GTATTTTCCACCATGCCCTCTGCTACAGAAGAAAATTCTCAAATAACGTCAACGGCACAAACACCCTTAATGTGTGTAACCAAGTTTTACATACCTGTTCCCCTGACTCAGAATGTTCAAAGAATCCATTATACTGTCAAGCTCTACGATACCAGAACAAGGAAATTAACCCAAAAGTTTTCTATTTCGAGTTCAAGGATTCCTATTATTTCTCCCAGTCCTTCAACgcaattaaaatattcattgAGTTTGCAACCAACTTTAGTTACGgaatatttttacttcggcgtcaaattaaaatgaaaatgtgGGTGTTATATGTAGTTGGAATTGTGTTTACATTTCTTATGATATTTGTTGAGTTATTGAGTGCaattacaataaaattCTTGTTATACATGAGGGATTTTAAGATGTCCAAGTGTAACTACATGTTCCCGTACTTGTCTCTGATTAAGAAAATGTTTTATGACGATATTGCAGTAAACATCATCACCCACTGTAGAAACAACGAGCTCACCATGATAGTTATTAACATCTTCTTGACCTTCCTTAACTTGACTATGTTCAGCGCCTGTATAAATGTGtcgttttatttaatacaataCGCATTCGTCAAGTCCGTGCGCGGTGTGAACGTTGTTACTGACATTGACACAGCGGGTTTCATGGCGGCATTCTAtatttttctaaaaatcGCTATATCCATGTTCATGGTGCCTAGAGCTATTAAGGTGTGTGGTGTGGCATTTGTTTCATTTAAGAGATTTGAAGAATACGTGAGAGAATGTGCCccaaatttttatatcagtGATAACAAATTTGTTCCAGCCACCAATATGAATTCAAACGTAGCTCAAGTTACCAATCAACTTCCTAATGACACTGTGGTTTACTACAAAAACGCTTCATTCACATGGGTCAACACACGCAACGACCTACTAAACAAGAACTATGAAccttatttaaaaaatataaactttgAGTTAAAACGTGGCGAGATGGTTATTGTCACAGGTGTTCTTGGTTCAggtaaatcaaattttatcaaatcaaTGCTTGGTGAGATGACCCTGGTTGGGGGTTCCATGGCAGTTGTTCcattacacacatcaatGCCAATATTCTATGCATCTGAGGACATATTTCTACAACATGGGACAGTTAGATCCAACATTGTATTTGGTCATAAATTTGATGAGCAGTTGTACAACACCGTACTCAAGGCAGTGGAACTTGAGTACGACATATCGACCTGGAAGAAGGGTGACCTCAGAGTTCTGTCAGACAACGCACTTTCACTGAGTGGAGGTCAACGTGTACGAATGGAGTTAGCTCGTGCAGTGTACGCTTACTTGGTGTTCCACAGAGTCAACAAGGAGTATAACAACAGCCAATGTTCGTTCTTGATGTGTTTGGATTTTTCATTACACGGGCTTGACCCATACGTATCGAAGACAGTATTtaataacctgtttaaccttAAAACTGGGCTATTGATAAAGAATGATTTAAGTGTTGTTTTAACATCGTCGAAACAGGGTCTTCAAACATGTCTGAATCCATCCGATGCAAATCAATTCCATAACTTGCCAATTTATAACGTTAAAAACAAGGAATTGAGATTCTGTAGTAACTTGCACGACTTTATGAAGAACAATAAAGTAGAAAGTGAAGattacaaatacatatCGACTAGCGACGGTGTCCCATATAACATGAGTTATTTAAGCAATGATATGTTGAAATTGTGTTCCTCTTATGGCACTACGAGGCTAGGTAGAATGGAAGTGACAAGGTCCAAATATAGCAAGTCGTTCAAATCTTACGTCAAAAATGAGCTTGCTGGTGTTAGATTTAACTCATATTTAACCTATATGCTCCCAGCAGCCGGAGCTTTCACTCtctatataatttttaacacatCAGTTAATATTATGGATACTCTGAAGTTCGTCTTTGcaacaagaacaacagACTTCATAGGAAGACAAATTAAACAGTTCAAGGATGGAGAAGCAATTGATTTGGATTTAGTTAAGTCAAGGGCTAACCTATCACTTAAAGTTACCACAATGTTCGTGTCACTGATAATTATTCTATCATTCCTAGCAACTTTGATAATGACCACAGCCTCAGTTGTATCATCTCGTAAACTACATGAGTACACCATTAATTCAATCTTCAACTGTAGTTCAGCAgttctaaaaataaagaaaaatattagtCAAGTCATAACGTATCTAGCTGCAGATATGATTATCATTGACGATTCCTTAGCCTTCTTCTTGGGTATagtattgtttttattcctcCAGTTTTTAACTAACATAGTTACATTATTCTACTTAATTCCAATTTCGATaccatttgtatttgtggCATTAGTATTTATCTTATACTTTGTCATGTTAAGATATGTAAGGTCCAATAGAAGTCTATTTTTGTCATTTATGGAAACCTCTTCACATGTTATATCTGTATATGAAAAGGCAATAGCAGGATCTTCAGTATACAGGAGTTACGAAAGATTCGGAGACCTCTTAAAAGGTTTTACAGAACACAGAGACTATAAAGGACGGAACCAATTCATGATGTACTCTATGATATCATGGTCCAATACGGTGTTCAACTGGATCTTTTCGTTGACCACCCTTACAGTACTCGTCATACCAATAGTTTTGGATAAGTATACCAAGTATAAGATGAAGGTTGGATACTTCGCTCTTGCTTTATCGTTGTGTAtgaatattaacaataCGTTCATCAAATTGGCTCTTAACATAGGCCTGTTAGACATTGATATGTGCTTCGTTCGGAGGTTCAGATACTTCATTCCCCCCGGTCAAAGACTTAGGTTTAGCAAATTCGTTAATGCCCATGAAGAAAATGTTGTAAACCCTACCAATAGAGGAACTGTTATCAATAAGGCTCAATTGATGAGGAGAAGGGccattgaatttaaaaatgaaaacaaaAGGTTTTATGCTTTGAGAAGACTATTTTACCATCCTAAACTACATATCCTCGATGATGGCCGTTACCTAACTTCTGATCATTCAGGCGTCgagttaaaaaatgtgtgtgtgtacactACTCCTGAACGCACTCGAGAAAGTATGATCTTGAAAAATATCACAGTGTTAGCCAATAAATCTGAGATCATTGGTATGGTTGGTAGAACAGGTGCTGGTAAAACCACTCTCTTGTCAGTGTTACAGAACATATCCACTAACAGAACTGGCCAAGTACTATTGGATGGTATAGATTTGAATGATATCCCCAAGGTTGTCCTTCGACAGATTATAGGTGTGTTACCACAACTGccttttgtatttaagGGTTGGACTATTAGGAGGTTCCTTGATCCGAGAAAGTTGTTTAGTGACGACGAAATCAACCAGGCTTTGAGTAAATGTGGTCTGcttaattttgttaatgaGCTTTCTGGAGGAAGGAAATTGAATA ATCAAAGTGATATGTTACTGTCCAATACCCAACTCAGAACCCTTTCATTGGCCAGACTTGTGTTATACAGGCACTTCTTTAGGCTTATAGTAGTTGATGAACCACCTGAGGAAGATACTAATGAAGAGACCAGTTCCAGAAATGATGACCTTGCAGTTCCGatttatgatattttacagaaacATTTTAGTCATTGTACCACGTTTGTCACAGCACATGATGTTAACGTATTAAAATCTTGTACCTCTGTATGGGTGATACATGAGGGGTGTGTAGTAAAAACTTGTAAAGCCAGTGATGTATCAGCAAATGAGTCTATCGCATCAATCATTGAGCAATACgttaaaaaaactaaattaatataa